The Oxobacter pfennigii nucleotide sequence CAAAGGCCGCCGCCTTTTTATTGTCTTCGGTTTATTATCATTTTGCTTATCCAATTTTTTGACAGCCATTTCTTCTTCATTTGTAATGCTGATAATCAGCCGTATTTTTGCTGGTTTATCTGTTGCGTCTATAACACCTTTAGTCTACGCAATTATTGGCGATACGGCATTGCCTGAACGTAGAGGGGCATGGCTTTCTGTAGTAGTATCCGGACATCTTATGGCTTTATGGGCAGGAGCACCTATCGGAACTCTGATAGAACAATTTCTTGGGTGGCGTTCTGTTTTTATATATTTAGCTGCAATTGCTTTTTTGATATCAATCTTAAACTTTAGGGTTTGGGCATCAATAAATAAAGTACATTCAGCAGAAGAACTGACAAAGGGCAGCCCCACAAAAATTATATTTGCAGTTAGCGCAACTACTTTTTGGGCAATTGCAATGTATGCTCTATATGTATTTCTTGGAACAGGATTGGTTTTATATAACCATTTTTCTTCAGGCGAACTTACAACTTCAATTGCTGCCTATGGTATAGGGGCTGTAATCGGCAGTTTATCCAGTGGGAGAGTTACTGAT carries:
- a CDS encoding MFS transporter, with translation MYLLTGWITLFIIGTDLFVISPLLPFIAKEYEITPSVAGWIVAVFSLMYAISAPIFGWLSDRKGRRLFIVFGLLSFCLSNFLTAISSSFVMLIISRIFAGLSVASITPLVYAIIGDTALPERRGAWLSVVVSGHLMALWAGAPIGTLIEQFLGWRSVFIYLAAIAFLISILNFRVWASINKVHSAEELTKGSPTKIIFAVSATTFWAIAMYALYVFLGTGLVLYNHFSSGELTTSIAAYGIGAVIGSLSSGRVTDKIGARMVSIFSTSLLTGILVLLGIFFSSGTLVYFLLFLWALVGYTSFTSYQARLAAEFPETRGMVLALNNTALYIGITLGSILGSLVIARLGFYILPFICGGIALIGSLICSIRK